ttctctctttcactctctccctctcttacTCTACGTGTAAAATATCTCTAATTAAACTCTGGACGTGAATCACTCTAAACAACATACCGCAATTAATCTCATATACGCCGAATATTACCGTTACAACTTTCTATACACTTATTAGTAGAATTAGCAAAACAATGCCTAAGCGTTATTCCATAAAATCACGAAATACATGTATTAGCAGTTGCGTATAGTAACGCCGGTATCTGAAGAATAGTGTTATGTATACCTCATCTACGATACCGCCTGAGAGAATGGTGATGCAGGAAAAGAGTGAAAATGATTGATGCAAGGATGATAACTTTATGATCTGGATGTAGGAAATGCAACATGATCGAACGCAGCAAGTAAAACTCGTGAAAACTCGTTTTATGAAAACTACCCTATAAATAGAATCTCTTCCTTCTACAGAAAAACAAACTTGTGTACTATATAGAAAGacatgtgtgcaataattttgaaattttgaactgcaaaattttttattaatagaaaaaaaataatattctttttttccgactaacattattattaacgttTTGAATTTTACCGGAAACTatgggaaaaaaaaatatatatatatacatacacatctAAGTACAATGCAAAACTGGgggaaaaataacttttagaAAGGGTAATGTTTTCAGGTATAATGTTATCGTGTATAATCAAGACATTTCTGAgggaaaaattttcaattattcaagACAGAAATGTAAGccaaataacaataaaatatataatgggTCTTTATTAAGaccttaattaattatttaattatataattataattataatgtatatgaatgtacaaattttctttttttttagtctcCGATAAAATACAACACGTTAATCGGAAAAAAACGTTAACGTACGGTCATcctatatacaatttataaactcTTTAAGATTGAGTTTCAAATAATGAACTTAAGCTTGATTATCTCCCTATTTGTACAATTGAGAACAGAATATTAGACATGAGAACAATGATGATTAGTAACAACAATATGAGAGTGACATGATAAATGTGGATGACAATGATTAAAATGACAATGACTGTGAATACGATTCAAAGtaacataagaataaataataggaCTGTTCCAAAAAAGGCACGTCAAAGCTTTCGTCAATTCGGATGTCGTGCTGTTATCTTAAGAAACTCGTGACTTGATTCTAAATTTCTTGCATATTATCTTCTGACTCTTCATACGACTATGCTTACGACAACCCGAATAATCCTACTTGAAGAACTTTTTGTAGTTCCGAATATACGATACAACTAAATAATGTGTAGGTAAGTGTACATGTGTGTCTGTATGAATGTGTTAACGTATACTCGAGAAACATATTATAAACTACAAAAGAATAATGTAGCTCCTCATTAATCTTGAGTGcccgttataaataaaatatcataaaagcgTGTAGCATATTCCGTAGCGAAATTCTTACAATATCGAAAAACTATCAGCGAGAACAAATTAATCGATACTGTGCCAtcaaaaaaaatctaattcgCTAAAATGATTTTGTTAAGGAGCattaaaaatgagataatcGCGAACGATAATGTACGCCGACATATCGCAAAGAAATGCAAATTCATTCGCATTCAAACTAAATCGCAAATCGcgtataaatgatatttcttAACAATTCTATGTGCCATGAACCGGCACTGCCACGATGTGCAGATCTCTATCGTCGATATTGATGTTTTCCGATCTGTTTAAGTTCCATGTAACGTTcatatttatgtgtatatacatgatataatacacaataaaaGAATCATGCATATATGCATTAAACAGATCAGAGCACTTCGATAGAAAATTTTGGTCTGTACAATGTCCTTATAAACTCtatttctttcataataaAACTTCAGTATCTCCGGAAATTTACGAAATTTACAGCATGCTATATATACCGAGATATATATCCCTTAGAAttaaagggaaaaaaaatgtaatgaaatttCATAAGAAATCACTTACGTACAACTGTGTCAAAGTGTAGTCTTTCGTTTGATTTCCTTATGAAATTGTCGCAATGAGACGATTGTTTCGGACACATAAGAGACgtaataaacatatacaaaGAGATCTACACTGACTGTGGTCTCGTGTTTCGCTTTCTACAAGAGCGGTCGGAAGGGAGTGATCGCTGCTTATATATAGGACGGattgtcaaaattttcatctttAAACGCGCTTCTACTCTCTGCTTTTCGTTCGGTGAACTTGCTCGGTTCTTCGGTAAATTCCTGTAAATGTATCGCAGTATCGTAGCAATCATATTCACAAATTGCAGCGGTTTGGACGCTCCCTCCCTGCTCTACTTACTGATCAAGTACAATACATAAAAGCTAACGCACTTTTCCTGCGCACCTGGTCAGTAAACAGAGCTCGTACGGCTCTTATACGCGGCTCAATGGGAATAAACTACTCGGTGAACCATAAACCGGGAGGTTGGTATTGGTGTTTGGCTGGCGAAAGCGGGGCCAATCCATAAACGGCTGTAGGCTGCATATGCGCAGGCAACGGATGTGCTGGGTGACCTGCCAGTAATGGTCTGGTCGAGCTGTGATGAGCTGGCGGTGGCAACGCTCGACTAGAATCATACAACGTTAATGGAGACGAGCTGAAAAAACGGGATAATGCACATTAGAATGACTCCATAAAGCTCTAAAataggaaataataaatttttcttataatatacattaattgATTCACGAGACTATTTTTCTAAGGATAAACTTGGGACATGGAAGACAATCAACTTTGAATTGCTACATTATTTGTATGTTGATTAAACGTTTCAGCAGGATATCGACACTTTATTtcttagtataaaatattctatttataacaaGAGCATTTCCTctaaagttatattaatattcaatttacctcagaataatctttattatgctaaataaatttgatgcattaattaaattgtattatgaTGCAACTTTGTAGAAATATGGAAAACAAGCATCAACTTCCTGCGAATTCGCGCTTCGATTTACCGTTGACACATGCCACAGAAcgtttaaaatacaatagGAAAGAGTTCACAACTCTACTTGGGCTACGAGATCTCAACTCTACTTAGGAAACACATATGACATGTACACGATGGTGTATATTCAATGCTAGGTACGAGGATGTGTGCAAACACAAATTCATGCACCGACTAGTCTCCTAATTACCCACCCGGGTGTGAATCCCTGATACGCGGGCACCTGTTGCTGCTGGATAGCAGTGGCAGCCTGCGAAGGCGCAGCGGTAACGTACATAGGAGGCGGCACCGCGTGGGCCCTCGAGCGCACATGAGCGTACTCTTGGTAGAGAGGTTGTCCCAAATGCTGGGCACTGCCTATCATGGGCCCGCCGGCGGGACTcctgccgccgccgctgccgccgggACTCAGATGAGCCGGATGCCCGTGGTGGCTGTGGGTATGGCCCGGATGAGCCGCCGTACCTACTACCTGGCTCTGCCTACAAAACGCAAATCCACCCCTTCGTTATGCAGTTCACATGCTCCATCTACTTACTGCAACACGTCTCTTTAAAGGGAAGATAGAAGAGCTAAACGGGTGCGCTCTCTCGGACAGATTTGCAAGCCCCCTTTTCCGGTAGGACTCTCATAGGACGATCGAAGGAGGAGACAAACTAATTTACAGCAAATTTTGCTCCGAGGAATCGCGTAAAGATTCCTTGGATAAACATGCCATTTACTTGCCCAGAGTGTATGCGTGAGAGCCGCTTGCCATCAGCACGATCGTTTCTTTTTGAATGAAAGGGGAATCGCATGCACGCCGATTGTTCGAGGGGGGAAACATGCGCCGTCACCATGTGTTGCATCGTACAAATCGTACTAGAGCTCGTCTCGTGATTATGGTGCATGCCTCGAACAGGACGACCGGAGAAAGAGGATGCTTACCTATATTGATGCACAGGATTGGTCACCACCCACTTCTGATGGTCTCTGGAGTGAGCAGCCGGTGGTTGAACATACTCATGCTTGTACTCCGTCCGTTTTCCAGGCCAAGACACTCGCTTGTCCGTGCCGGTTGTATACACGATATGTTGTTCTTGGAGATGGGGATGCGCACTACTCGTGGTCACATACTGCAAGAAGTGGTCATGTATGTCATAGACATCatcctaaaaaaatattaacaaaaaagttactaaaaaaaagaaaaaaaaaagaaggaaaaaaccGTCACAATCGTTAGATGCAATTCTgcattttttccaattttctcaTATGTTCTGTaagtattttgtaaaattaatgaacaaaaCGGACTGATAGATTTCgatgaaattattgaaaaatataatttaaatactgaGGATGTCCCAGCAATCGTGATACAACCGGGAAGGTGATTCCTTGTGAAATCTAAATCTAAAAGAATGTAAATCAAGTCCTTTCTCAGTGTGAAAAATGcttaaagtaaataaagatACTATTGGTCAACCTGATAGGTTGGTTGCTCTTTGCAAGCTGGCGCGTGACACGGATGTGGAGCAAGATACTCGACGCCGGGCTCCGGTTTCGTCGCAATATTCATACTGCATTCGGACTGCACCTTTGCTAACAGCCGCTTCTTTTGTGACTGAGAGTATCCTGAGCTACTGCTAggcatataaataataagaaaagttagtcaaaaagtttattaataacacGGGTCAtacaaacaattataaattattttgtaataataatgaactGAGCAATGCATTAaagtcttatattttaaacaaagaaatgatctagaattctagaatataagatttcaatgcatcgcaGTAAAGTTCTAGATCTGCCGaatgatataagattttaaagcataaaaatgaataaaatgcacattaatgttaaaatatgcattttattcatttctacgccttagaatcttatatcatgACATGTAGCAGACCTAGAATTTTTAACCTTTAGAGGGCCGGCATTTTTCTCTTGAAATCTTGTATATTTGATACccaagatatacatatataacatatgTCTTATATAAAGATATCGTGCAGATTCAGAGCCACTATAGTGGCTTTGCCGGCCCTCTAAAGGTTAACACGTTCTACGCCGAGCTATTTTTGCGCGACTTTTCAATCAAGCTACGTGTGTCACcgcgtatttattatttgagctCAAaccgtatatattataacaaatttaaaattgagaaCATGTATTATCATCAAAACAAAAAGACATTTAACAAAACGCAGtgtagaacaaaaaaaataacttatgaAATGTTTTATGATAATGTACTTGTTTatactgaaaatattaataacttaaACGGTCTGAATGGAAAGTTCAGCGTAGGCCACCGGTAGTGCACACGGCACAGAACATGTTAGTCGACACTGTTATCGAACGCTCACCTGCTAACGTGATGTTGCTGTTGCGGCTCGTGCTTGATTAACTGCGCAGCCTGTGGATGTTGCGGATGCTGCGGCAGATGCTGGTACAGATGAGCATGTGAACGGCTCGGACTAGCTTCGCCGTCGCTGTCGCCAACGGTGACATAGCTGATGACATTTTTACGTTGCGATCGATGCGACGACGAGCTACTATGAGTCGTAGCATTCCCACTCGCATGCTGCTGACTGCTGCTATGCGATGACTGCGGCATCGTCTGTACGACACGCGGCGTCGATTGTGTGCTGCAATTCAAGGaaaggaaattttatttcaagtcATCGAGAACGCCGTCAACGTTGCATGCATCAATCATTAGAAAGTTAGTGCCACATTCGAGAAATATCACACACGCTAGAAATTACTTGCAACGATGTTACTTATTAAGGAATGTGGCTTTATGTTAGTCGATAGTTGTTTCACGCCAAGCTCCACAACCAGATCCCTAAATTGCCCGTACTTATCTTTTATTCGCAAACggtaatcaaaattttataaaatttatattatatactataatgTAATAGATCAGTGATAGATATAGATACTAATAGATTTcggttttataaaaatttctgaaatctGTGCAAACTAAATTGATTCTACGGCAAATCTTTCAGTTTtcgaagtaaaatatattagaaagaaaatCGATTCTGGATAACTTAGCAACAAAATAGACTCAAAAATAGGAAGTCGTCCctcgtaatatttaatttgttaactAGATACTTTcagaaagatttaattaattattgttaatcaCGTAACAATGCCTTTAACGACatgttacattaatatacCTTCGTATGACTTCTTCACGGACAGGACGTCCGTCGCCCGACAGGCGAGTTGCCAAGCTTTGACAGGCGCTGCACTGACGGTCTCCACAGCTGTCAATGATAGCCATGCGTGATTCTACTACCAACTAATAGTACGCTAACAGATACGCGTGCTTAATCGAATCTTTTTACAACAAGGATCATCAATCAACAATGTTAGAAAAATGCATTGTAAACATTCATTTTCGTTTTATGCATTGTtacaatatattcaaaattttatcattgttattttaatccACTAACTAATTTGATGAAACTGCagatttttgtacaatttagTGAATGTTTCAATAACTTCCAATAACTACTAAACTAACATAACTTCTAATGCtacaaatatgcaaaaaaaattgtatgtcaATTGTTATGTTTTATCTACTCGcaaataaacatgaaaatcATTGccatatattcataatattaaagttttaacaaAGTAAAACTAGTCTCAATTCCTACTTTAAATAAAgtctaaaaatgaaaaagctATCCTAAATCATATAAAAGTGCATTCGTAATCTACcatatttttcgtatattgattttgatatattaaatgcAGGCTACACACTTGGCGAACACTTACCATTTCTCCGGCGCCTCGTCTTCACTATCACTGCTAATCGTGATAACGGAAACAGCTGGCGAAGGCGAGTCATCGATTGTAATTGTTTGCTGTCGTACAGTTGCGATTGGTTGATGTTCCACATTGTGACTGCTGCTGTGCTTGCTACTGTGATGATGGGACTGCACCGACTGCTCCTGCCAATGACTACTCGATGTCGGCGAATGCCGTCGCATGCTGCTAGGCGGCGTACTCTCTTTCACCCGCTTCTTCACTGGACTCAGTTGTTGCGTCTCCTTCTTGTGTTCGTGTCTATGCTGAGACACAGTAACATGATGCTGATGATGCTTGGGAACGGTACGCTTGCCCCAACTCTGCGATGGATGTTCGACGAGCGCAGTAGTATTATAAACGTCCGTGACTCCGTGGAACACCGGCCGATGATCCTTTTTCCAAAACAAAAGAGATTAGTCGAAAACTGCTTTCATTTTAACGTGTGAAACTTAAGGGAAATTTGCGGATCAGAAAACacggtaataataaataatataaaatcttacagataaaaattaatgatatataagGCTTTACTGATTactaaaatcaattaaaatcaataggagcgtaaagagccacaatgctagttcttcgtgcgaaggttaagatatattcattaaaattgtttacgtcaaatcaaacgtttcagcctgccatcaggccttcttcagtgtacattaataataatacaaataaaaagaaaaattcgctCGCAAAATTCTACATTACGTGAAAGACGTGGAAGACGTTAAAATCATCCTTTCCACTCGATTGTAGTTCGGTAGAAAATAAGTTagtattgaattaaattcatGTCGAAGCGCTAGTCCACGTAGAGAGGACGAGGTGGAAAAACAGAGAACAGATAGTCTTTACATCTTACAAGTCAAGATCTTAATGattacagataaaaaaatgaaaaatctgACAACGGACTGATTGAATCTTTTACTAAACATCACGGATAGTTTATTGACGAATATTACCTGCAAAATAGCGGAACTATCGACGATGAGAGGCCTTCCCCAATCTCCGGCATCGCTGAGCAGCGGCTGTTGAATGGCTGCGTGCTGCGGCGGTAATTGCTGCCACGATGGTACGATTGCGGTCATCTGACGGCTCCCACCAGGCCAAGATGTCTGCACAGCATTCTATGATAAATGTATATCAACACACCGGACCACTGCGCGGTCATTCGCAAGCGATACGGAACACGGTTTTACTTACGGTGAGCAACATTTGCCGACCAGTTTCGACCATAGAAACGGGAACGTATTGCTGTTGAGCGGCCGCAGCTGCCGCAGCCACAGCTTGCTGCGATATAATCGACGGTTGAATCTGAAGAGGAGCCTGTTGCGCTTGCGGTggctataaaattattaatagttaattGTTCTAATAATGAGCATTAACTACGCACTATGAACAATAATCATTCTACTTACTTGAGCGACAACTACATGCTTCGCAGGACTTGGCATCGTCTGATAGCCAGGAGGTGGACACAATATACTGGGCACCAGTTGATGCGGAAAATCGTGCACGCCACTTCGCCCACTAGTCGACCCACTAGACGAACTGCTATATTGTGTCGCCCGTCGACTACTGTTGCTATATATTTGGTactaaaacacaaaaaaaaatataaaacttttcccAAGAAGGAAGATGAACCAAAAAGTCCATCAAAGTGCACGTTGATAGTGCCAAAAATATGTAGTCAGAAGTCTgtacatatacaatattaaagttaaaatgaGCATGAAAGGAAACGAAACGATGGGAgtaaaagaaaggaaaaaaagagatatgtaccaaaagattaaaaaatcatataaaaaatatgtataaattatgcagaggtataaatttttacgaagtgttgtattattaaaaaaagtattaaatgtaataattaatgtaattaatatgaatgaataaatgagttaattaatgaaatacataaaatgtatcaaCATACCAGATTGTCATATCCTGTTTGCGCGGTACGGTG
The nucleotide sequence above comes from Linepithema humile isolate Giens D197 chromosome 4, Lhum_UNIL_v1.0, whole genome shotgun sequence. Encoded proteins:
- the Hipk gene encoding homeodomain-interacting protein kinase 2 isoform X1 produces the protein MYDMFIQTQQTSSVNGSSSSSSSSSSNTVHHSKKRKLEYNTCQPVIQHALVQSTSDYQLDNTGLQQRYSVNGANTAFSSLHNNNALQKSSPNQQIVVRSSTIKLLDTYQRCGQKRKTWSREGNGDGLAVHSANATNAVGSTVVSQHHTNQQQQQLQQQQQQQQHNKQTGMTAHSKQVANAANGNGGGSNPQGDGDYHLVQHEVLYSMTNQYEVLEFLGRGTFGQVVKCWKKGTNEIVAIKILKNHPSYARQGQIEVSILSRLSQENADEFNFVRAYECFQHKSHTCLVFEMLEQNLYDFLKQNKFSPLPLKYIRPILQQVLTALLKLKQLGLIHADLKPENIMLVDPMRQPYRVKVIDFGSASHVSKAVCNTYLQSRYYRAPEIILGLPYCEAIDMWSLGCVVAELFLGWPLYPGSSEYDQIRYISQTQGLPTEHMLNNASKTTKFFYRDMDSTYPFWRLKTPEEHEAETGIKSKEARKYIFNCLDDIGQVNVPTDLDSGQLLPEKADRREFIDLLKRMLTMDQVERRITPGEALNHVFVNLNHLIDYAHCNNVKASVQMMEICRRAGDFTSSPAHHQAPPAPQPPPPTSLVANFVPTTNGSAVTLTFNNQLTNQVQRLVREHRTAQTGYDNLYQIYSNSSRRATQYSSSSSGSTSGRSGVHDFPHQLVPSILCPPPGYQTMPSPAKHVVVAQPPQAQQAPLQIQPSIISQQAVAAAAAAAQQQYVPVSMVETGRQMLLTNAVQTSWPGGSRQMTAIVPSWQQLPPQHAAIQQPLLSDAGDWGRPLIVDSSAILQDHRPVFHGVTDVYNTTALVEHPSQSWGKRTVPKHHQHHVTVSQHRHEHKKETQQLSPVKKRVKESTPPSSMRRHSPTSSSHWQEQSVQSHHHSSKHSSSHNVEHQPIATVRQQTITIDDSPSPAVSVITISSDSEDEAPEKCCGDRQCSACQSLATRLSGDGRPVREEVIRSTQSTPRVVQTMPQSSHSSSQQHASGNATTHSSSSSHRSQRKNVISYVTVGDSDGEASPSRSHAHLYQHLPQHPQHPQAAQLIKHEPQQQHHVSSSSSGYSQSQKKRLLAKVQSECSMNIATKPEPGVEYLAPHPCHAPACKEQPTYQDDVYDIHDHFLQYVTTSSAHPHLQEQHIVYTTGTDKRVSWPGKRTEYKHEYVQPPAAHSRDHQKWVVTNPVHQYRQSQVVGTAAHPGHTHSHHGHPAHLSPGGSGGGRSPAGGPMIGSAQHLGQPLYQEYAHVRSRAHAVPPPMYVTAAPSQAATAIQQQQVPAYQGFTPGSSPLTLYDSSRALPPPAHHSSTRPLLAGHPAHPLPAHMQPTAVYGLAPLSPAKHQYQPPGLWFTE
- the Hipk gene encoding homeodomain-interacting protein kinase 2 isoform X6 translates to MYDMFIQTQQTSSVNGSSSSSSSSSSNTVHHSKKRKLEYNTCQPVIQHALVQSTSDYQLDNTGLQQRYSVNGANTAFSSLHNNNALQKSSPNQQIVVRSSTIKLLDTYQRCGQKRKTWSREGNGDGLAVHSANATNAVGSTVVSQHHTNQQQQQLQQQQQQQQHNKQTGMTAHSKQVANAANGNGGGSNPQGDGDYHLVQHEVLYSMTNQYEVLEFLGRGTFGQVVKCWKKGTNEIVAIKILKNHPSYARQGQIEVSILSRLSQENADEFNFVRAYECFQHKSHTCLVFEMLEQNLYDFLKQNKFSPLPLKYIRPILQQVLTALLKLKQLGLIHADLKPENIMLVDPMRQPYRVKVIDFGSASHVSKAVCNTYLQSRYYRAPEIILGLPYCEAIDMWSLGCVVAELFLGWPLYPGSSEYDQIRYISQTQGLPTEHMLNNASKTTKFFYRDMDSTYPFWRLKTPEEHEAETGIKSKEARKYIFNCLDDIGQVNVPTDLDSGQLLPEKADRREFIDLLKRMLTMDQVERRITPGEALNHVFVNLNHLIDYAHCNNVKASVQMMEICRRAGDFTSSPAHHQAPPAPQPPPPTSLVANFVPTTNGSAVTLTFNNQLTNQVQRLVREHRTAQTGYDNLYQIYSNSSRRATQYSSSSSGSTSGRSGVHDFPHQLVPSILCPPPGYQTMPSPAKHVVVAQPPQAQQAPLQIQPSIISQQAVAAAAAAAQQQYVPVSMVETGRQMLLTNAVQTSWPGGSRQMTAIVPSWQQLPPQHAAIQQPLLSDAGDWGRPLIVDSSAILQDHRPVFHGVTDVYNTTALVEHPSQSWGKRTVPKHHQHHVTVSQHRHEHKKETQQLSPVKKRVKESTPPSSMRRHSPTSSSHWQEQSVQSHHHSSKHSSSHNVEHQPIATVRQQTITIDDSPSPAVSVITISSDSEDEAPEKCCGDRQCSACQSLATRLSGDGRPVREEVIRSTQSTPRVVQTMPQSSHSSSQQHASGNATTHSSSSSHRSQRKNVISYVTVGDSDGEASPSRSHAHLYQHLPQHPQHPQAAQLIKHEPQQQHHVSSSSSGYSQSQKKRLLAKVQSECSMNIATKPEPGVEYLAPHPCHAPACKEQPTYQYVTTSSAHPHLQEQHIVYTTGTDKRVSWPGKRTEYKHEYVQPPAAHSRDHQKWVVTNPVHQYRQSQVVGTAAHPGHTHSHHGHPAHLSPGGSGGGRSPAGGPMIGSAQHLGQPLYQEYAHVRSRAHAVPPPMYVTAAPSQAATAIQQQQVPAYQGFTPGSSPLTLYDSSRALPPPAHHSSTRPLLAGHPAHPLPAHMQPTAVYGLAPLSPAKHQYQPPGLWFTE
- the Hipk gene encoding homeodomain-interacting protein kinase 2 isoform X8 — encoded protein: MYDMFIQTQQTSSVNGSSSSSSSSSSNTVHHSKKRKLEYNTCQPVIQHALVQSTSDYQLDNTGLQQRYSVNGANTAFSSLHNNNALQKSSPNQQIVVRSSTIKLLDTYQRCGQKRKTWSREGNGDGLAVHSANATNAVGSTVVSQHHTNQQQQQLQQQQQQQQHNKQTGMTAHSKQVANAANGNGGGSNPQGDGDYHLVQHEVLYSMTNQYEVLEFLGRGTFGQVVKCWKKGTNEIVAIKILKNHPSYARQGQIEVSILSRLSQENADEFNFVRAYECFQHKSHTCLVFEMLEQNLYDFLKQNKFSPLPLKYIRPILQQVLTALLKLKQLGLIHADLKPENIMLVDPMRQPYRVKVIDFGSASHVSKAVCNTYLQSRYYRAPEIILGLPYCEAIDMWSLGCVVAELFLGWPLYPGSSEYDQIRYISQTQGLPTEHMLNNASKTTKFFYRDMDSTYPFWRLKTPEEHEAETGIKSKEARKYIFNCLDDIGQVNVPTDLDSGQLLPEKADRREFIDLLKRMLTMDQVERRITPGEALNHVFVNLNHLIDYAHCNNVKASVQMMEICRRAGDFTSSPAHHQAPPAPQPPPPTSLVANFVPTTNGSAVTLTFNNQLTNQVQRLVREHRTAQTGYDNLYQIYSNSSRRATQYSSSSSGSTSGRSGVHDFPHQLVPSILCPPPGYQTMPSPAKHVVVAQPPQAQQAPLQIQPSIISQQAVAAAAAAAQQQYVPVSMVETGRQMLLTNAVQTSWPGGSRQMTAIVPSWQQLPPQHAAIQQPLLSDAGDWGRPLIVDSSAILQDHRPVFHGVTDVYNTTALVEHPSQSWGKRTVPKHHQHHVTVSQHRHEHKKETQQLSPVKKRVKESTPPSSMRRHSPTSSSHWQEQSVQSHHHSSKHSSSHNVEHQPIATVRQQTITIDDSPSPAVSVITISSDSEDEAPEKCCGDRQCSACQSLATRLSGDGRPVREEVIRSTQSTPRVVQTMPQSSHSSSQQHASGNATTHSSSSSHRSQRKNVISYVTVGDSDGEASPSRSHAHLYQHLPQHPQHPQAAQLIKHEPQQQHHVSSSSSGYSQSQKKRLLAKVQSECSMNIATKPEPGVEYLAPHPCHAPACKEQPTYQDDVYDIHDHFLQYVTTSSAHPHLQEQHIVYTTGTDKRVSWPGKRTEYKHEYVQPPAAHSRDHQKWVVTNPVHQYSSSPLTLYDSSRALPPPAHHSSTRPLLAGHPAHPLPAHMQPTAVYGLAPLSPAKHQYQPPGLWFTE
- the Hipk gene encoding homeodomain-interacting protein kinase 2 isoform X9 — encoded protein: MRLRMMARRWHSPGMYDMFIQTQQTSSVNGSSSSSSSSSSNTVHHSKKRKLEYNTCQPVIQHALVQSTSDYQLDNTGLQQRYSVNGANTAFSSLHNNNALQKSSPNQQIVVRSSTIKLLDTYQRCGQKRKTWSREGNGDGLAVHSANATNAVGSTVVSQHHTNQQQQQLQQQQQQQQHNKQTGMTAHSKQVANAANGNGGGSNPQGDGDYHLVQHEVLYSMTNQYEVLEFLGRGTFGQVVKCWKKGTNEIVAIKILKNHPSYARQGQIEVSILSRLSQENADEFNFVRAYECFQHKSHTCLVFEMLEQNLYDFLKQNKFSPLPLKYIRPILQQVLTALLKLKQLGLIHADLKPENIMLVDPMRQPYRVKVIDFGSASHVSKAVCNTYLQSRYYRAPEIILGLPYCEAIDMWSLGCVVAELFLGWPLYPGSSEYDQIRYISQTQGLPTEHMLNNASKTTKFFYRDMDSTYPFWRLKTPEEHEAETGIKSKEARKYIFNCLDDIGQVNVPTDLDSGQLLPEKADRREFIDLLKRMLTMDQVERRITPGEALNHVFVNLNHLIDYAHCNNVKASVQMMEICRRAGDFTSSPAHHQAPPAPQPPPPTSLVANFVPTTNGSAVTLTFNNQLTNQVQRLVREHRTAQTGYDNLYQIYSNSSRRATQYSSSSSGSTSGRSGVHDFPHQLVPSILCPPPGYQTMPSPAKHVVVAQPPQAQQAPLQIQPSIISQQAVAAAAAAAQQQYVPVSMVETGRQMLLTNAVQTSWPGGSRQMTAIVPSWQQLPPQHAAIQQPLLSDAGDWGRPLIVDSSAILQDHRPVFHGVTDVYNTTALVEHPSQSWGKRTVPKHHQHHVTVSQHRHEHKKETQQLSPVKKRVKESTPPSSMRRHSPTSSSHWQEQSVQSHHHSSKHSSSHNVEHQPIATVRQQTITIDDSPSPAVSVITISSDSEDEAPEKCCGDRQCSACQSLATRLSGDGRPVREEVIRSTQSTPRVVQTMPQSSHSSSQQHASGNATTHSSSSSHRSQRKNVISYVTVGDSDGEASPSRSHAHLYQHLPQHPQHPQAAQLIKHEPQQQHHVSSSSSGYSQSQKKRLLAKVQSECSMNIATKPEPGVEYLAPHPCHAPACKEQPTYQDDVYDIHDHFLQYVTTSSAHPHLQEQHIVYTTGTDKRVSWPGKRTEYKHEYVQPPAAHSRDHQKWVVTNPVHQYRQSQVVGTAAHPGHTHSHHGHPAHLSPGGSGGGRSPAGGPMIGSAQHLGQPLYQEYAHVRSRAHAVPPPMYVTAAPSQAATAIQQQQVPAYQGFTPGSSPLTLYDSSRALPPPAHHSSTRPLLAGHPAHPLPAHMQPTAVYGLAPLSPAKHQYQPPGLWFTE